A single window of Zea mays cultivar B73 chromosome 10, Zm-B73-REFERENCE-NAM-5.0, whole genome shotgun sequence DNA harbors:
- the LOC100193871 gene encoding protein XRI1 isoform X2 gives MDPSYDGSAPAAGGSADDHGQTWVRGPRVVLWDWTVEHCEPNDSSHDATKFVWDCLNQDDDELMGLLGNQTPLRDCRDFFADLGDFTCKETLDLEESRESKRRRTLEYPSESSQSEVGTHDAASPFVTSEAAEISLLCTDKPQSLNWDMHHTSNNLDEAPYRQEDILSEHCSYGTPVYLEPDQTPCSQESIACINDQSGISGTSETGPMTESFIMQETRKLCTLKVSKGSSSTLVKVKENLTTSVAYPFTLIKPSWEEGDVTLQDINQRIRAPPKKAPEILGTSAFSGKPVIGKTRIRTEGGKGSITILRTKG, from the exons ATGGACCCGTCGTACGATGGCAGCGCCCCCGCCGCCGGTGGAAGCGCCGACGACCATGGCCAAACGTGGGTGAGGGGGCCCCGAGTCGT TCTCTGGGATTGGACAGTAGAGCATTGTGAACCCAACGATTCAAGTCATG ATGCTACTAAATTCGTGTGGGATTGCCTCAATCAAGATGACGATGAGCTAATGGGATTGCTTGGAAATCAAACCCCGTTGAGAGACTGCCGTGATTTCTTTGCTGACCTTGGTG ATTTCACATGCAAGGAGACCTTGGACCTGGAGGAATCTCGGGAATCAAAGCGGCGGCGCACATTAGAGTACCCTTCAGAGTCTAGTCAGTCAGAAGTTGGGACTCATGATGCTGCTTCACCTTTTGTCACATCTGAG GCAGCAGAAATTTCATTGCTCTGCACTGATAAACCACAGAGCTTAAATTGGGATATGCACCACACTTCAAATAATTTAG ATGAAGCACCCTACCGGCAAGAAGATATTCTTTCTGAACATTGCTCTTATGGAACTCCAGTGTACCTCGAGCCTGATCAAAC GCCTTGTAGTCAGGAGAGCATTGCATGTATAAATGATCAATCTGGTATTTCAG GAACAAGTGAGACTGGACCAATGACAGAAAGTTTCATAATGCAGGAAACTAGAAAGCTTTGTACACTCAAAGTGTCCAAAG GATCAAGCTCAACACTAGTTAAGGTGAAGGAAAACTTAACTACCTCAGTAGCATATCCTTTTACTCTTATCAAACCATCTTGGGAGGAAGGCGATGTTACCTTGCAGGATATAAATCAGCGAATTCGTGCTCCTCCTAAGAAGGCCCCCGAGATCCTTGGAACTTCAGCATTCTCTGGCAAGCCAGTGATTGGCAAGACAAGAATCAGAACagaaggggggaaaggaagcatcacaatacTAAGAACAAAGGGCTGA
- the LOC100193871 gene encoding protein XRI1 isoform X3: MDPSYDGSAPAAGGSADDHGQTLWDWTVEHCEPNDSSHDATKFVWDCLNQDDDELMGLLGNQTPLRDCRDFFADLGDFTCKETLDLEESRESKRRRTLEYPSESSQSEVGTHDAASPFVTSEAAEISLLCTDKPQSLNWDMHHTSNNLDEAPYRQEDILSEHCSYGTPVYLEPDQTPCSQESIACINDQSGISGTSETGPMTESFIMQETRKLCTLKVSKGSSSTLVKVKENLTTSVAYPFTLIKPSWEEGDVTLQDINQRIRAPPKKAPEILGTSAFSGKPVIGKTRIRTEGGKGSITILRTKG; this comes from the exons ATGGACCCGTCGTACGATGGCAGCGCCCCCGCCGCCGGTGGAAGCGCCGACGACCATGGCCAAAC TCTCTGGGATTGGACAGTAGAGCATTGTGAACCCAACGATTCAAGTCATG ATGCTACTAAATTCGTGTGGGATTGCCTCAATCAAGATGACGATGAGCTAATGGGATTGCTTGGAAATCAAACCCCGTTGAGAGACTGCCGTGATTTCTTTGCTGACCTTGGTG ATTTCACATGCAAGGAGACCTTGGACCTGGAGGAATCTCGGGAATCAAAGCGGCGGCGCACATTAGAGTACCCTTCAGAGTCTAGTCAGTCAGAAGTTGGGACTCATGATGCTGCTTCACCTTTTGTCACATCTGAG GCAGCAGAAATTTCATTGCTCTGCACTGATAAACCACAGAGCTTAAATTGGGATATGCACCACACTTCAAATAATTTAG ATGAAGCACCCTACCGGCAAGAAGATATTCTTTCTGAACATTGCTCTTATGGAACTCCAGTGTACCTCGAGCCTGATCAAAC GCCTTGTAGTCAGGAGAGCATTGCATGTATAAATGATCAATCTGGTATTTCAG GAACAAGTGAGACTGGACCAATGACAGAAAGTTTCATAATGCAGGAAACTAGAAAGCTTTGTACACTCAAAGTGTCCAAAG GATCAAGCTCAACACTAGTTAAGGTGAAGGAAAACTTAACTACCTCAGTAGCATATCCTTTTACTCTTATCAAACCATCTTGGGAGGAAGGCGATGTTACCTTGCAGGATATAAATCAGCGAATTCGTGCTCCTCCTAAGAAGGCCCCCGAGATCCTTGGAACTTCAGCATTCTCTGGCAAGCCAGTGATTGGCAAGACAAGAATCAGAACagaaggggggaaaggaagcatcacaatacTAAGAACAAAGGGCTGA
- the LOC100193871 gene encoding protein XRI1 isoform X1: protein MDPSYDGSAPAAGGSADDHGQTWVRGPRVVLWDWTVEHCEPNDSSHADATKFVWDCLNQDDDELMGLLGNQTPLRDCRDFFADLGDFTCKETLDLEESRESKRRRTLEYPSESSQSEVGTHDAASPFVTSEAAEISLLCTDKPQSLNWDMHHTSNNLDEAPYRQEDILSEHCSYGTPVYLEPDQTPCSQESIACINDQSGISGTSETGPMTESFIMQETRKLCTLKVSKGSSSTLVKVKENLTTSVAYPFTLIKPSWEEGDVTLQDINQRIRAPPKKAPEILGTSAFSGKPVIGKTRIRTEGGKGSITILRTKG from the exons ATGGACCCGTCGTACGATGGCAGCGCCCCCGCCGCCGGTGGAAGCGCCGACGACCATGGCCAAACGTGGGTGAGGGGGCCCCGAGTCGT TCTCTGGGATTGGACAGTAGAGCATTGTGAACCCAACGATTCAAGTCATG CAGATGCTACTAAATTCGTGTGGGATTGCCTCAATCAAGATGACGATGAGCTAATGGGATTGCTTGGAAATCAAACCCCGTTGAGAGACTGCCGTGATTTCTTTGCTGACCTTGGTG ATTTCACATGCAAGGAGACCTTGGACCTGGAGGAATCTCGGGAATCAAAGCGGCGGCGCACATTAGAGTACCCTTCAGAGTCTAGTCAGTCAGAAGTTGGGACTCATGATGCTGCTTCACCTTTTGTCACATCTGAG GCAGCAGAAATTTCATTGCTCTGCACTGATAAACCACAGAGCTTAAATTGGGATATGCACCACACTTCAAATAATTTAG ATGAAGCACCCTACCGGCAAGAAGATATTCTTTCTGAACATTGCTCTTATGGAACTCCAGTGTACCTCGAGCCTGATCAAAC GCCTTGTAGTCAGGAGAGCATTGCATGTATAAATGATCAATCTGGTATTTCAG GAACAAGTGAGACTGGACCAATGACAGAAAGTTTCATAATGCAGGAAACTAGAAAGCTTTGTACACTCAAAGTGTCCAAAG GATCAAGCTCAACACTAGTTAAGGTGAAGGAAAACTTAACTACCTCAGTAGCATATCCTTTTACTCTTATCAAACCATCTTGGGAGGAAGGCGATGTTACCTTGCAGGATATAAATCAGCGAATTCGTGCTCCTCCTAAGAAGGCCCCCGAGATCCTTGGAACTTCAGCATTCTCTGGCAAGCCAGTGATTGGCAAGACAAGAATCAGAACagaaggggggaaaggaagcatcacaatacTAAGAACAAAGGGCTGA
- the LOC100193871 gene encoding Protein XRI1 codes for MDPSYDGSAPAAGGSADDHGQTLWDWTVEHCEPNDSSHADATKFVWDCLNQDDDELMGLLGNQTPLRDCRDFFADLGDFTCKETLDLEESRESKRRRTLEYPSESSQSEVGTHDAASPFVTSEAAEISLLCTDKPQSLNWDMHHTSNNLDEAPYRQEDILSEHCSYGTPVYLEPDQTPCSQESIACINDQSGISGTSETGPMTESFIMQETRKLCTLKVSKGSSSTLVKVKENLTTSVAYPFTLIKPSWEEGDVTLQDINQRIRAPPKKAPEILGTSAFSGKPVIGKTRIRTEGGKGSITILRTKG; via the exons ATGGACCCGTCGTACGATGGCAGCGCCCCCGCCGCCGGTGGAAGCGCCGACGACCATGGCCAAAC TCTCTGGGATTGGACAGTAGAGCATTGTGAACCCAACGATTCAAGTCATG CAGATGCTACTAAATTCGTGTGGGATTGCCTCAATCAAGATGACGATGAGCTAATGGGATTGCTTGGAAATCAAACCCCGTTGAGAGACTGCCGTGATTTCTTTGCTGACCTTGGTG ATTTCACATGCAAGGAGACCTTGGACCTGGAGGAATCTCGGGAATCAAAGCGGCGGCGCACATTAGAGTACCCTTCAGAGTCTAGTCAGTCAGAAGTTGGGACTCATGATGCTGCTTCACCTTTTGTCACATCTGAG GCAGCAGAAATTTCATTGCTCTGCACTGATAAACCACAGAGCTTAAATTGGGATATGCACCACACTTCAAATAATTTAG ATGAAGCACCCTACCGGCAAGAAGATATTCTTTCTGAACATTGCTCTTATGGAACTCCAGTGTACCTCGAGCCTGATCAAAC GCCTTGTAGTCAGGAGAGCATTGCATGTATAAATGATCAATCTGGTATTTCAG GAACAAGTGAGACTGGACCAATGACAGAAAGTTTCATAATGCAGGAAACTAGAAAGCTTTGTACACTCAAAGTGTCCAAAG GATCAAGCTCAACACTAGTTAAGGTGAAGGAAAACTTAACTACCTCAGTAGCATATCCTTTTACTCTTATCAAACCATCTTGGGAGGAAGGCGATGTTACCTTGCAGGATATAAATCAGCGAATTCGTGCTCCTCCTAAGAAGGCCCCCGAGATCCTTGGAACTTCAGCATTCTCTGGCAAGCCAGTGATTGGCAAGACAAGAATCAGAACagaaggggggaaaggaagcatcacaatacTAAGAACAAAGGGCTGA